From the Streptococcus hyointestinalis genome, the window AACCCAGCCTTTTAGCGTCAAGGTTTGTCCGATATGCTCCTTGCGGACACTACCCGCATACATACTTCTTTTCATAGTAATACCAAGATACACCAGTGTATCTGCTTCCTTTCCTGCTTAAAATCAATTCATCTCACCTATTATAACAAAAAGACAGCAAAAACCCCACCCATTGGGCAGAGTTTTTTCTATTTGTCTTTGGAATGCTTTAGCTGCCCATCAACTTCTCGGATGACCCGCTTCATCTCCTGTAGCGAAAACCAGTAAATGATGGCGTAAATGATACTAAAGACTATGACAAACAAAAGTGCATTTGCTACATTTGGATTGTACCAACCTGCTAAAAAGCCAATGCCAAAGAGACCTATAAGCATGGCTACAAAATGGCAAATGGTCATGCGCAAAAGACTCCATTCTTGTTGGAAAAACCACGTGCCGAGAGAAAAGAGACAACCAATCAAAAACCATAAACCTGCACAAACCGCCATGGTTTGCACGTTGGTCAGATGTTGACCATACCAAACACCCATGATTGAGTAGGGGTTTAGGGGACTGTAAACCTCTGAAAACAAAGCAGAAAACACCAGTGAACACACAAGACCAATACTCAAGCCTTGACAACCTGCAACAAATAAATCCTTAACTTTCATCTTACAACGCCTCCTTTAAAATCTTGAGATAGCGA encodes:
- a CDS encoding DUF3021 domain-containing protein, with translation MKVKDLFVAGCQGLSIGLVCSLVFSALFSEVYSPLNPYSIMGVWYGQHLTNVQTMAVCAGLWFLIGCLFSLGTWFFQQEWSLLRMTICHFVAMLIGLFGIGFLAGWYNPNVANALLFVIVFSIIYAIIYWFSLQEMKRVIREVDGQLKHSKDK